The Paenibacillus sp. 481 DNA window TGACATGGAAAAAAACATTCATCGTCACACTTTCATCACTCTTGCTTATGCAAACGTTGTTGCTCTCTACTCCTGCTTCTGCATCCCCTGCTCACGCAGTGCCACCTCAATCTGTAGCAGATACGGTGTATGGGCAGAATGTGGATGAAGCGAACGTCGATGCGCTCGCTACGCCTATGCGTTCATTTCCGCAGCATGTACAATACGCAAGCGGAATCATTAAGCCAAATCACGTTTCGCAATCACAATTAGATCAAGAGGTTCGTAAACTTTACAATCAATGGAAATCAACATTTTTAACCAAAAACCCATACAACGGAAAACAATATTTTGTTCATTACAACCTTAACGGGGCAATAAAACCTACGGACATCATTACAACATCAGAAGCTCACGGTTATGGTATGATCGCAACCGCTTATATGGCTGGACATGATCCTGAAGCTAAAAAATTATTTGATGGATTATACCACTATTATCGTGCCCACCCGAGTCAAAATCATCCTGATTTAATGGCTTGGCAGCAAGCCAATCGAGGAGGAAAGATCATTGACGTTGGTGGCACAAACTCTGCAACAGACGGAGATATGGATATTGCATATGCGTTGTTGCTCGCAGAGAAACAATGGGGCAACCGAACGGGTATTGATTATGGTCGGCAAGCGAGGCAAGTGATTAAAGCAATTATGCAAAAAGACGTCCATCAGACAAACAATTTCTTGAAGCTTGGCGACTGGGCCCAAGACTCCGATCCTAAATACGGTAAGGGTACGCGTCCAGCTGACTTTATGCTGCAGCATTTAAAAGCGTTTCAATCTGCAACAGGCGACTCGCGTTGGAACAATGTTATTGACGCTACTCATAAAGCGATGAAAGATCTTTCCGAAGGTTTCGCACCGCAAACAGGACTTCTTCCTGACTTTGCTATTCTTGAAAATGGAAAATGGAAGCCTTCACCTCCATCGTATTTAGAAAAAGCGGAAGACCCTCTTTATTACTATAATTCAGCTCGTACGCCATGGAGGCTGGGCACTGATGTCGTACTGACAGGAGATCAACGCTACGCACAGCAACTGCATAATCTCAACGGCTGGATTATGTGGCGTACTGGCAGTAATCCTGCCCTCATTAATGGCGGCGGATATAACTTAGATGGTAACGAGTATATTAAATCAACAAAATATTATGATTTAACTTTTACTGCTCCGTTTGCAGTGAGCGCCATGATTAGCGGCGCGAATCAAGATTGGCTCAATAAACTATGGAGCAATGTTACTACTCAACCAACGAGTCGATCCAATTATTTCGGTGACAGCATCCGCTTGCTTAGCGTAATCGTCGTATCCGGCAACTGGTGGTCGCCAAATTAATCTGTAAATACGCAACGGCATAAATGAATAAAACCTCTTACTAGGTAGGCAGTAACTAGCCATTTTACTGCTACCTGTGAGGGGTTTAATTTGATGTCCAGAAGATGTGCCATTAACGCCGAAGCCCGTGTAAAGATTA harbors:
- a CDS encoding glycosyl hydrolase family 8 gives rise to the protein MTWKKTFIVTLSSLLLMQTLLLSTPASASPAHAVPPQSVADTVYGQNVDEANVDALATPMRSFPQHVQYASGIIKPNHVSQSQLDQEVRKLYNQWKSTFLTKNPYNGKQYFVHYNLNGAIKPTDIITTSEAHGYGMIATAYMAGHDPEAKKLFDGLYHYYRAHPSQNHPDLMAWQQANRGGKIIDVGGTNSATDGDMDIAYALLLAEKQWGNRTGIDYGRQARQVIKAIMQKDVHQTNNFLKLGDWAQDSDPKYGKGTRPADFMLQHLKAFQSATGDSRWNNVIDATHKAMKDLSEGFAPQTGLLPDFAILENGKWKPSPPSYLEKAEDPLYYYNSARTPWRLGTDVVLTGDQRYAQQLHNLNGWIMWRTGSNPALINGGGYNLDGNEYIKSTKYYDLTFTAPFAVSAMISGANQDWLNKLWSNVTTQPTSRSNYFGDSIRLLSVIVVSGNWWSPN